DNA sequence from the Suttonella indologenes genome:
TCGCGCAGCAATGCCAAGACCGCTTCATGCGAAGCAAGGCGTTCGCCGTAGCGTCCTGCGGTGCGCGCAATCGCCAGAGCGCGGATAATCGCGGCGGGGCGGAAGTAGTCGAAGCTGAAAATGCCGGCAAGCGCGGTCAAGCCCGCCAAAGCGGCGGCGCTGATAAACCAGCCTGAAACGGCAAGCAAAGCCACGCCGGCAAACAGCGTTATCGCGCCCAAAGTCCATGCCAAGAGCCATTTACCGCTTTGCAGGCGGCACAAATCTCTCAGCCGCAAAGGATTGTTTTTCATCTCCGCTCCAAATCGATTAAACCGTCTAGCCACGGCAAACCGCCGATGTCGTGCCCGACCAGAATCAGGGTTTTGTCCCGACTCAATTCGCCTAACAGGGCATAAATTTCGGCGGCGGTTTCAGCGTCCAAATGGGCGCAGGGCTCGTCTATCAGCCACAGCGGCGCATCGCGCAGCAATAATTGCGCGAGACAAAGACGCTGCTGCTGTCCGCCCGATAAGCCGCCGCCTCTTTCGCCCAAACAGGTATTGATGCCCTGCGGCAGGTACGCAATCGCTTTCCATAAGCCGACTTGTTTCAATACGGCTTGCAAGGCGGCATCGTCGGCATCGGCTTGGGCAAGGCGCAAATTAGCGGCAATGCTGCCGCGCATCAGGCTGGGCGATTGGGCTAAATAAGCGATGTGTCGCTGCCAGTCGCTGCGTTTAATCGTATTGAGCGCAATGCCGTTAACCCGTATCTCTCCCTGATAGGCGGCAAAGCCGAGCAGCGCTTCTAAAAGACTGGATTTACCGCTGCCGCTGCGCCCGATGATGCCGATGCGTTCGGCGGCGGCAATTTCTGCCGATAAGGCGGCGAGTCGCCGGCGTCCCTCAGACGTCTGTATGCTGAGATGGTGCAGCCGAATCTGCGGCGGCTGCGATGTCAGCGGTGCTTCGCCGTCCGCCTCGGGTAATGCGGGCGTTTGCAATAAGCCTTGCAAAGATTCAATCGCCGCTTGGGCTTGCGCTTTGGCATGGTAATCGCTGCCCAATTGGCGCAGCGGCAGATAAAATTCCGGCGCCAATAAGAGAATGAATAAGGCGCTTTGATAAGGCACCGGCACTTCGCCCTTTGCCCAAGGCAGAATGCCCAATAATCCCAAGCCCAAATAGACTGCTACCAAGGCAATGGCTAAGGCGGAAA
Encoded proteins:
- the cydD gene encoding thiol reductant ABC exporter subunit CydD; protein product: MPRPPAASLLNDLIRPYRRRLRLPLILAMLGMGLLIVQTALLAMIFADWLNALARNIPPQADILQQNAPYLLLCFVLRPSLNVFKDILLQRLSLLVRGDLRRRLLDALTTLGPARAHIGNDGALSMQILEQVDALDGFISRFYVQSRVAALTPLLIAAAVCFHSPLAAGLLLLSAPLVPVFMILVGSLAAEKSREQLQILEQLGGRFLDLLRGLPTLRRLRAQQWAQREVLSAAGAYQRSSMRVLRLAFLSGAVLELFSALAIALVAVYLGLGLLGILPWAKGEVPVPYQSALFILLLAPEFYLPLRQLGSDYHAKAQAQAAIESLQGLLQTPALPEADGEAPLTSQPPQIRLHHLSIQTSEGRRRLAALSAEIAAAERIGIIGRSGSGKSSLLEALLGFAAYQGEIRVNGIALNTIKRSDWQRHIAYLAQSPSLMRGSIAANLRLAQADADDAALQAVLKQVGLWKAIAYLPQGINTCLGERGGGLSGGQQQRLCLAQLLLRDAPLWLIDEPCAHLDAETAAEIYALLGELSRDKTLILVGHDIGGLPWLDGLIDLERR